From the Nocardiopsis changdeensis genome, one window contains:
- a CDS encoding IclR family transcriptional regulator domain-containing protein yields the protein MPTEDEPERGAHFVQSLERGLLVIRAFSAERPSMTLSDVARETHLTRAAARRFLLTLADLGYVRTDGRLFSLTPRVLELGYAYVASAGLPDVAQPHLEDLSARVHESASVSVLDGDDVLYVARVATSRIMTVSIRVGTRFPAVATSMGRVLLADRDGAEIDAFLERVRLEPLTRFTVTDPERLRAELLRVREQGYAIVDQELEEGLRSIAAPVRDTAGRVIAAANVSAQANRSSIEDVRRDLLPALLEATARIEADLASVSRRDAGL from the coding sequence ATGCCCACCGAAGACGAACCGGAACGCGGCGCACACTTCGTGCAGTCGCTGGAACGCGGCCTGCTGGTGATCCGGGCGTTCTCCGCCGAGCGCCCGTCGATGACCCTGAGCGACGTGGCCCGCGAGACGCACCTGACCCGGGCCGCGGCCCGCCGCTTCCTGCTGACCCTGGCCGACCTGGGGTACGTGCGCACCGACGGGCGGCTGTTCTCGCTGACCCCGCGGGTGCTGGAGCTGGGGTACGCCTACGTGGCCTCGGCGGGGCTGCCCGACGTGGCCCAGCCGCACCTGGAGGACCTCTCGGCGCGGGTGCACGAGTCGGCGTCGGTGTCGGTGCTGGACGGCGACGACGTCCTGTACGTGGCCCGCGTGGCGACCTCGCGCATCATGACCGTGTCGATCCGGGTGGGCACCCGGTTCCCGGCGGTGGCCACGTCGATGGGGCGGGTGCTGCTGGCCGACCGCGACGGGGCCGAGATCGACGCCTTCCTGGAGCGGGTGCGCCTGGAGCCGCTGACCCGGTTCACCGTCACCGACCCGGAGCGGCTGCGCGCCGAGCTGCTGCGGGTGCGCGAGCAGGGGTACGCGATCGTGGACCAGGAGCTGGAGGAGGGGCTGCGGTCGATCGCCGCCCCCGTCCGCGACACCGCGGGCCGGGTCATCGCGGCCGCGAACGTGTCCGCGCAGGCCAACCGGTCCTCGATCGAGGACGTGCGCCGCGACCTGCTGCCCGCCCTGCTGGAGGCGACCGCGCGCATCGAGGCGGACCTGGCGTCGGTCTCCCGCCGCGACGCGGGCCTGTGA
- a CDS encoding NAD(P)H-binding protein, producing the protein MDNKNSEKIEHVLVTGAGGTVGGLVVPGLRERGLRVRALTRDPSRRTFPAGVEVAAGDLADPATLDGVFDGVDAVFLFPVAETAAAVVDLMRRAGVRRVVVLSSTSVSDGDDTDFGYRHHRPVEEAVERSGLEWTHLRAGEFMANDLDSYSGSVRAEGVVRAPHGDRPWAPVHEADLADAAVAALTGSGHHGKAYTLTGPETVTAAERAAAIGAALGREVRFVHLSDEEARELWISQGVPPEICDWLLWEAPDGWDPSGLVSADYEKVTGRRGRTYAQWAVDHRSDFS; encoded by the coding sequence ATGGATAACAAGAATTCCGAAAAGATCGAACACGTCCTGGTGACCGGCGCCGGCGGCACCGTGGGCGGGCTGGTCGTGCCGGGGCTCCGGGAACGCGGACTGCGCGTCCGCGCCCTCACCCGCGACCCGTCCCGCCGCACGTTCCCCGCCGGGGTCGAGGTCGCGGCGGGCGACCTCGCCGACCCCGCGACCCTGGACGGGGTCTTCGACGGCGTGGACGCCGTGTTCCTGTTCCCCGTCGCCGAGACCGCCGCGGCGGTGGTGGACCTGATGCGCCGGGCCGGGGTCCGGCGCGTGGTCGTCCTGTCCTCGACCTCGGTCTCCGACGGCGACGACACGGACTTCGGCTACCGCCACCACCGCCCGGTCGAGGAGGCGGTGGAACGTTCCGGCCTGGAGTGGACCCACCTGCGCGCGGGCGAGTTCATGGCCAACGACCTGGACTCCTACAGCGGATCCGTGCGCGCCGAAGGCGTCGTCCGCGCCCCGCACGGCGACCGCCCCTGGGCCCCGGTCCACGAGGCCGACCTCGCGGACGCCGCCGTCGCCGCCCTCACCGGGTCCGGCCACCACGGGAAGGCGTACACCCTCACCGGCCCGGAGACGGTCACCGCCGCCGAACGCGCCGCCGCCATCGGCGCGGCCCTGGGCCGCGAGGTCCGGTTCGTGCACCTGAGCGACGAGGAGGCCCGGGAGCTGTGGATCTCCCAGGGCGTCCCGCCGGAGATCTGCGACTGGCTGCTGTGGGAGGCCCCCGACGGCTGGGACCCCTCCGGCCTGGTCTCCGCCGACTACGAGAAGGTCACCGGCCGCCGGGGGCGCACCTACGCGCAGTGGGCCGTCGACCACCGCTCCGACTTCTCCTGA
- a CDS encoding aldo/keto reductase — MTDQYDAAEPAALSGTLALGGDLPIHRLGFGAMRIVGEGVWGPPRDRDEALAVLRRAVELGVTFIDTADSYGPQISEQLIREALHPYPEGLVIGTKAGFVRTGPGLWHRLGRPEYLRQQVEMSLRTLGLERIDLFQLHRIDPEVPLADQLGELADLRAEGKIGHIGLSEVSVDELSAARAITPIASVQNQYAPSFRESEDVLEQCEKDGIAFLPWAPVDRGALAGPDSPLAAMAAERGVTPVQLALAWLLHRSPVMVPIPGTSRVAHLEENVAAAALRLSEEETERIGSHLG; from the coding sequence GTGACCGACCAGTACGACGCGGCGGAGCCCGCCGCCCTCTCGGGGACCCTCGCCCTCGGCGGCGACCTGCCGATCCACCGGCTCGGCTTCGGCGCCATGCGGATCGTCGGCGAGGGGGTGTGGGGGCCGCCCCGCGACCGCGACGAGGCGCTGGCGGTCCTGCGCAGGGCCGTCGAACTGGGCGTCACCTTCATCGACACCGCCGACTCCTACGGCCCGCAGATCAGCGAACAGCTCATCCGCGAGGCCCTGCACCCCTACCCCGAGGGCCTGGTCATCGGCACCAAGGCCGGGTTCGTGCGCACCGGTCCGGGCCTGTGGCACCGGCTGGGCCGCCCCGAGTACCTGCGCCAGCAGGTGGAGATGAGCCTGCGGACCCTGGGCCTGGAGCGCATCGACCTGTTCCAGCTGCACCGCATCGACCCCGAGGTGCCGCTGGCCGACCAGCTGGGCGAGCTGGCCGACCTGCGCGCCGAGGGCAAGATCGGCCACATCGGGCTGAGCGAGGTGAGCGTGGACGAGCTGTCGGCGGCCCGCGCGATCACCCCGATCGCCTCGGTGCAGAACCAGTACGCCCCCTCCTTCCGGGAGTCGGAGGACGTGCTGGAGCAGTGCGAGAAGGACGGGATCGCGTTCCTGCCCTGGGCCCCGGTGGACCGCGGCGCGCTGGCCGGGCCGGACTCGCCGCTGGCGGCGATGGCCGCTGAGCGCGGGGTCACCCCGGTGCAGCTGGCGCTGGCCTGGCTGCTGCACCGCTCGCCGGTGATGGTGCCCATCCCCGGCACCTCGCGGGTGGCGCACCTGGAGGAGAACGTGGCGGCGGCCGCGCTGCGGCTGTCCGAGGAGGAGACCGAGCGCATCGGCAGCCACCTCGGCTGA
- the pcaD gene encoding 3-oxoadipate enol-lactonase, with product MSVDLHHVESGPADAPPLLLGGSLGTTTEMWEPQVEALSAAFRVIRFDHRGHGRSPVPAGPFTMADLAGDVVALLDRLGIGRAHYAGLSLGGMVGQWLAVHHAERLDRLALLATSPYAGPAGPWHERAALVRDRGTGAVADTVVGRWFTPDFAREHPGDVALLRDLVAATDPEGYAGCCEAVAGYDVRGDLPGVTAPTLVVAGAEDPSTPADRHADVIARLVPGAGYTTLPATAHLVSWQRPDEVNALLLRHFSAQG from the coding sequence ATGAGCGTCGACCTGCACCACGTCGAGAGCGGACCCGCCGACGCGCCCCCGCTGCTGCTGGGCGGCTCGCTGGGCACCACCACCGAGATGTGGGAGCCCCAGGTCGAGGCGCTGTCCGCCGCGTTCCGGGTGATCCGCTTCGACCACCGCGGCCACGGCCGCTCCCCGGTCCCGGCCGGCCCCTTCACCATGGCCGACCTGGCCGGGGACGTGGTGGCGCTGCTGGACCGCCTGGGCATCGGGCGCGCCCACTACGCCGGCCTGTCCCTGGGCGGGATGGTGGGCCAGTGGCTGGCGGTCCACCACGCGGAGCGCCTCGACCGCCTGGCGCTGCTGGCCACCTCGCCCTACGCGGGCCCGGCCGGGCCCTGGCACGAACGCGCCGCCCTGGTGCGCGACCGGGGCACCGGCGCCGTCGCCGACACCGTGGTGGGCCGCTGGTTCACCCCGGACTTCGCCCGGGAGCACCCCGGCGACGTCGCGCTCCTGCGCGACCTGGTCGCCGCCACCGACCCGGAGGGCTACGCGGGCTGTTGCGAGGCCGTCGCGGGCTACGACGTGCGCGGGGACCTGCCCGGCGTCACCGCCCCCACCCTGGTCGTGGCCGGGGCGGAGGACCCCTCCACCCCGGCCGACCGGCACGCGGACGTCATCGCCCGGCTGGTCCCCGGTGCCGGGTACACGACGCTGCCCGCCACCGCGCACCTGGTGTCCTGGCAGCGCCCGGACGAGGTGAACGCCCTGCTCCTGCGGCACTTCTCCGCGCAGGGGTGA
- a CDS encoding SAM-dependent methyltransferase — MADRFPPDIDMETPSVARMYDYLLGGKDNFEVDRKACDVLLAQLPEFLTLSHQNRAFLTRAVEYAASQGIDQFLDLGAGLPTADNTHQVAQRVSPDARVLYVDNDPIVIAHGRALLAGGRGAGFLMADISQGVESVLTAPLTRDLLDTDRPLGVMLVSMLHCIPDSADPFGMVSRLMERVAPGSFLIYSHIVSDDPETAAWVTDKMLSFGTPWGRVRSPKEAAAAFEGLDRVSAWSDDRDEEPRAVDCASWRHPEIAPRTRPGDLTVKLWEYSGVAVKR; from the coding sequence ATGGCCGACCGCTTCCCCCCCGACATCGACATGGAGACCCCCAGCGTCGCCCGGATGTACGACTACCTGCTCGGCGGCAAGGACAACTTCGAGGTGGACCGCAAGGCCTGTGACGTCCTCCTTGCGCAGCTACCGGAGTTCCTCACGCTCTCCCACCAGAACCGGGCGTTCCTGACCCGGGCGGTGGAGTACGCGGCCTCGCAGGGCATCGACCAGTTCCTGGACCTGGGGGCCGGGCTGCCCACGGCGGACAACACCCACCAGGTCGCCCAGCGGGTCTCACCGGACGCCCGGGTCCTGTACGTGGACAACGACCCGATCGTCATCGCCCACGGCCGGGCGCTGCTGGCGGGCGGCCGGGGCGCCGGGTTCCTGATGGCCGACATCTCCCAGGGGGTGGAGTCCGTCCTGACCGCCCCCCTCACCCGCGACCTGCTGGACACCGACCGGCCGCTGGGCGTCATGCTGGTGTCGATGCTGCACTGCATCCCCGACAGCGCCGACCCCTTCGGCATGGTGTCCCGGCTGATGGAGCGCGTGGCCCCGGGGTCCTTCCTGATCTACTCGCACATCGTGTCCGACGACCCCGAGACCGCCGCGTGGGTCACCGACAAGATGCTGTCCTTCGGCACCCCGTGGGGGCGGGTCCGCTCCCCCAAGGAGGCCGCGGCGGCCTTCGAGGGGCTGGACCGGGTGAGCGCCTGGTCCGACGACCGCGACGAGGAGCCGCGGGCGGTCGACTGCGCCAGCTGGCGCCACCCCGAGATCGCGCCGCGGACCCGGCCGGGCGACCTGACGGTCAAGCTGTGGGAGTACTCGGGGGTGGCGGTCAAGCGGTGA
- a CDS encoding CGNR zinc finger domain-containing protein — protein MHINPYGQDPVGLAVDLVNQPPEDTDDLARRCADVGFVLEREVGADDLARVRAFLREWTGVVDAADPPERADRLNPLLVEFASAPRLTDHTRDGWHLHYRPDDLPAHRQIAALIAVGTALHLTGRGMDRLGRCAAPDCDRVFADFSRNGRQRYCSPACGNRDAVRRHRARRRA, from the coding sequence ATGCATATCAACCCTTACGGCCAGGATCCGGTGGGGCTCGCCGTCGACCTGGTCAACCAACCACCGGAGGACACCGACGACCTCGCGCGGCGCTGCGCCGATGTGGGGTTCGTCCTGGAACGCGAGGTCGGCGCGGACGACCTCGCCCGGGTCCGCGCCTTCCTCCGGGAGTGGACCGGCGTGGTCGACGCCGCCGACCCCCCAGAGCGGGCCGACCGCCTCAACCCGTTGCTCGTCGAGTTCGCGTCCGCGCCGCGCCTGACCGACCACACCCGTGACGGCTGGCACCTGCACTACCGCCCCGACGACCTGCCGGCCCACCGCCAGATCGCCGCGCTCATCGCGGTGGGCACCGCCCTGCACCTGACCGGGCGGGGCATGGACCGGCTGGGCCGGTGCGCCGCGCCCGACTGCGACCGGGTCTTCGCCGACTTCTCCCGCAACGGCCGCCAGCGGTACTGCTCGCCCGCCTGCGGCAACCGCGACGCCGTGCGCCGCCACCGCGCCCGCCGCCGGGCGTAG
- a CDS encoding TetR/AcrR family transcriptional regulator, which yields MTTTDNPRSGARNRTRRAILAAAASVLGRDRNAPMAAVAEAADVGRSTLHRYFPDREKLVEATFEDSIAELGRVMEQVRPEEGPAEEALCRVVNGHVEVGDRILFAFGDTATVRRYGGLRSGEPEEPEVLVRLFERGQAEGVFDPDADPAWLVHVMWALLFTGLERARAGRISPQAVAPLVLRTLENGVTARR from the coding sequence ATGACGACCACCGACAACCCGAGGTCAGGGGCCCGCAACCGGACCCGGCGCGCCATCCTGGCCGCCGCGGCCTCCGTCCTGGGCCGGGACCGCAACGCCCCGATGGCCGCCGTCGCCGAGGCCGCCGACGTGGGCCGCAGTACCCTGCACCGCTACTTCCCCGACCGGGAGAAGCTCGTCGAGGCGACCTTCGAGGACTCCATCGCCGAACTCGGCCGGGTCATGGAGCAGGTGCGTCCGGAGGAGGGTCCGGCGGAGGAGGCGCTGTGCCGGGTGGTGAACGGGCACGTCGAGGTCGGCGACCGGATCCTGTTCGCCTTCGGCGACACCGCGACCGTGCGCCGCTACGGCGGGCTCCGCTCCGGCGAGCCCGAGGAGCCCGAGGTGCTGGTGCGGCTGTTCGAGCGGGGCCAGGCCGAGGGGGTCTTCGACCCCGACGCCGACCCGGCCTGGCTGGTGCACGTCATGTGGGCCCTGCTGTTCACCGGCCTGGAACGGGCCCGGGCCGGGCGGATCTCCCCGCAGGCCGTGGCCCCCCTGGTGCTGCGCACCCTGGAGAACGGCGTCACCGCCCGCCGGTGA
- a CDS encoding GNAT family N-acetyltransferase, which translates to MSLELPTERLQIREWELDDAEAALRIYGAAEVAHWLTPEWQPVNDANAMRSVLHAWIEAGPNLIPPAGRWAIVRKEDGELVGGLSLKLLPPYEEDFELTWALRPDVWGQGYATEASRAVITWAFGQGIEEIFAVARPNNVRAVGVARRLGMEWVGETEKYYDMRLQVFRLRPS; encoded by the coding sequence ATGAGCCTTGAGCTGCCGACCGAACGACTCCAGATCAGGGAGTGGGAGCTGGACGACGCCGAAGCCGCCCTGAGGATCTACGGGGCCGCCGAGGTGGCGCACTGGCTCACGCCGGAATGGCAACCGGTGAACGACGCGAACGCGATGCGCTCGGTCCTGCACGCCTGGATCGAGGCCGGACCCAACCTCATCCCGCCCGCCGGGCGCTGGGCCATCGTCCGCAAGGAGGACGGCGAGCTGGTGGGCGGGCTGTCCCTCAAACTCCTGCCGCCCTACGAGGAGGACTTCGAGCTCACCTGGGCGCTGCGCCCCGACGTGTGGGGGCAGGGGTACGCCACCGAGGCGAGCCGGGCCGTCATCACCTGGGCCTTCGGGCAGGGCATCGAGGAGATCTTCGCCGTTGCCCGGCCCAACAACGTGCGCGCCGTCGGGGTGGCCCGGCGGCTGGGCATGGAGTGGGTGGGCGAGACCGAGAAGTACTACGACATGCGCCTCCAGGTCTTCCGCCTGCGGCCGAGCTGA
- a CDS encoding sensor histidine kinase encodes MTRRDTGERDTGEHVFGAGADAAIAAVTALALLGAETFFSLDRGSAPQPQSLAVLALGAASLALVGRRPLVTAVAVGLCLPLYYVAGTADTWAAWLLLLVAVLRMAAVGLRTAPVVTVAVALGLFAVAEAFAFNPWRALLVLAWTVAIAAVAAVLHQRAAHLRAAQERALEAERTREEEARRRATEERLRIARELHDVIAHDISLVNVQASAAVHRRDPEQALEALEAIKAITKDTLRELRATLGVLRQVDEAEGNAPVPGTDRLPHLVRAAAEGGPPARLTVDGAPAGGPAEMPAVPAPVGAALYRIVQEALTNVRRHSDATAVEVALTTEPGAVTVRVSDDGSATAEPVEGNGLTGMRERVTALGGTFEAGPGTGGGFRVRARLPVDRDD; translated from the coding sequence ATGACACGGCGGGACACGGGCGAACGGGACACGGGCGAACACGTCTTCGGCGCCGGCGCGGACGCCGCCATCGCGGCCGTGACCGCCCTGGCCCTGCTCGGCGCCGAGACCTTCTTCTCGCTGGACCGCGGGTCGGCGCCGCAGCCGCAGTCCCTGGCCGTGCTCGCCCTGGGCGCCGCCTCGCTGGCGCTGGTCGGCCGCCGCCCGCTGGTCACCGCGGTCGCGGTGGGCCTGTGCCTGCCCCTCTACTACGTGGCCGGCACCGCCGACACGTGGGCGGCGTGGCTGCTGCTCCTGGTCGCGGTGCTGCGCATGGCCGCGGTGGGGCTGCGGACCGCCCCCGTGGTGACCGTCGCGGTGGCGCTGGGGCTGTTCGCCGTCGCCGAGGCGTTCGCGTTCAACCCGTGGCGGGCCCTGCTGGTGCTGGCCTGGACGGTGGCGATCGCGGCGGTGGCCGCGGTCCTGCACCAGCGCGCCGCGCACCTGCGCGCCGCCCAGGAACGCGCCCTGGAGGCCGAGCGGACCCGTGAGGAGGAGGCCCGCCGGCGCGCCACCGAGGAGCGGCTGCGCATCGCCCGCGAGCTCCACGACGTCATCGCCCACGACATCTCCCTGGTCAACGTGCAGGCCTCGGCGGCCGTGCACCGACGCGACCCCGAGCAGGCCCTGGAGGCGCTGGAGGCCATCAAGGCCATCACCAAGGACACCCTGCGCGAGCTGCGCGCCACCCTGGGGGTGCTGCGCCAGGTCGACGAGGCCGAGGGCAACGCGCCGGTGCCCGGTACCGACCGGCTGCCCCACCTGGTGCGCGCCGCCGCCGAGGGCGGCCCGCCGGCGCGCCTGACCGTGGACGGCGCCCCCGCCGGCGGCCCCGCGGAGATGCCCGCGGTGCCCGCTCCGGTGGGGGCCGCCCTGTACCGGATCGTGCAGGAGGCGCTCACCAACGTGCGCCGCCACTCCGACGCCACCGCCGTCGAGGTCGCCCTCACCACGGAACCGGGCGCGGTCACGGTCCGGGTGTCCGACGACGGGTCGGCGACCGCGGAACCGGTCGAGGGCAACGGCCTGACCGGGATGCGCGAGCGCGTCACCGCCCTGGGCGGTACCTTCGAGGCCGGCCCCGGGACCGGGGGCGGCTTCCGGGTACGGGCCCGCCTGCCGGTGGACCGAGACGACTGA
- a CDS encoding response regulator, producing MHDAGPDTIDVLIADDQTLVRAGFRSIVEGEPDLRVVAEAGDGAQAVEAAARTRPDVVLMDIRMPGTDGLEATRRIAADPRLAGVRVVILTTFDLDEYVYSALRAGASGFLLKDTEPAELLHAVRVAARGDALLAPAVTRRLIAEFADRIKEPPPATRLAGLTEREREVLAAVAAGLSNEELAARLVVSPATAKTHVSRVLTKLGARDRAQLVVIAYETGVVRPGWLS from the coding sequence GTGCACGACGCCGGCCCCGACACCATCGACGTTCTCATCGCCGACGACCAGACCCTGGTGCGGGCGGGCTTCCGCTCCATCGTCGAGGGCGAGCCCGACCTGCGGGTGGTCGCCGAGGCCGGGGACGGGGCGCAGGCGGTGGAGGCCGCCGCGCGCACCCGCCCCGACGTGGTGCTGATGGACATCCGCATGCCGGGCACGGACGGGCTGGAGGCCACCCGCCGGATCGCCGCCGACCCGCGCCTGGCGGGGGTGCGGGTCGTCATCCTCACCACGTTCGACCTCGACGAGTACGTGTACTCGGCGCTGCGCGCCGGGGCCAGCGGGTTCCTGCTCAAGGACACCGAGCCCGCCGAGCTGCTGCACGCCGTGCGGGTGGCCGCTCGGGGCGACGCCCTGCTGGCCCCGGCGGTCACCCGCAGGCTCATCGCGGAGTTCGCCGACCGCATCAAGGAGCCGCCGCCCGCCACCCGCCTGGCCGGTCTCACCGAGCGCGAGCGCGAGGTGCTGGCCGCCGTCGCGGCCGGGCTCAGCAACGAGGAGCTGGCCGCCCGCCTGGTGGTCTCCCCGGCCACCGCCAAGACCCACGTCAGCCGGGTGCTCACCAAGCTCGGGGCCCGCGACCGCGCCCAGCTGGTGGTGATCGCCTACGAGACCGGAGTGGTCCGCCCGGGCTGGCTCTCCTGA
- a CDS encoding DUF5957 family protein, with translation MNGWKALGASLLGLVVGTVAGFVLSEVVAVSLLLFGGGDLPSWAPGVKYLIVVGAAAGLVGGPLLAARGGRQDV, from the coding sequence TTGAACGGCTGGAAGGCACTCGGCGCGTCCCTGCTCGGGCTGGTCGTCGGCACGGTCGCCGGATTCGTCCTGTCGGAGGTGGTCGCCGTCTCGCTGCTCCTGTTCGGCGGCGGCGACCTGCCCTCGTGGGCACCCGGAGTCAAGTACCTCATCGTGGTGGGCGCCGCCGCCGGCCTGGTGGGCGGACCGCTGCTGGCGGCGCGCGGGGGGCGACAGGACGTATGA